In Lycium ferocissimum isolate CSIRO_LF1 chromosome 7, AGI_CSIRO_Lferr_CH_V1, whole genome shotgun sequence, the sequence CtccctaccaattcaagggttaGCGGCAGACTTTAACTTCTTCCAATCCTAGCATAAAACATGGGATGGAACTTTTACATAAACTTATGAGAAATTGGTTAATCTGCAACTAACATTAAGAGAGTGAATGCCTCCTACTTCTTGATGGGGTGGACTTTGATTCCCCGGCATTGGAAGATCCCGGGCTTTCTGACGTATCCGAGCTGCTGTTCTCACTTAGTCTATCTTTGTTGGACCACAGTTTTGAGAAAATCTTCTTGGACATGACTAAACCCTTCGCTTTGCCACCTCCAACTTTTTCAGCACCCATTTTCATGTCTATTGAATTAGTATCCTTGTCCCTCAACCTTAGCATAGCAAGCTCCCCTTTCAAAGCTTTAAGCTCCTCAGCAGTGGGGACCGCGTCCCAGTCCTCGTCTGTGTTTGTTGTAGCAGATCTTGAGCTCCCATGGGATTCACCTGGAAGCAAAGCCTTACTTGTTCCAGCTCGATCGGGTGTGCTGCCACCACCAGATGATGTTGTCGCTCTGGCTTGCTCAAAGAACAGAACTTGTACAACTACTCTCAAAGGAAGGCGCTCGTTCTGCACAGCATGCATACAGGCCTCAGCTGATAGCTTCCGGCAATCCATTAGCTtacaaattctttttctttcactcTTGGTGATCCCAGGATGTTCCTGCCAAAAGGAAACGATCATTCAGAATCCTTCAAGATAAACCAGTCACACAAATGTACTTCTGGGGCCCCTCGAGGAGCTGACAGAGAAGTTTTCACTattccctccatcccaatttaagtgAAGGTGTTTaactgggcacggagtttaaaaatGAACGaacaacttttgaaacttgtggtctaaaacaagccatagatatttgtgtggcgtaaatcatttcattaaggttAAAATGGAAGTTTAGAGTTGAATTGTTACCAAAtaaaggtgtcattctttttgggaacGACTacaaaggaaagagtgtcacataagTTGGGACACAGGAAGTAAatattcctccttttcttttcaactaTCTTACAAATTATATAACGTGTTGTTTGAAAAAGAGATATTCAAAAGGATACCTTAAGATACATGTCAATAGCACGATAAATTCCATCATGGGAAGGTCTCAGGAAGCCGGACACCATTTCAGCAAGATTGACAAATTTCGCCAAAGGTAGATTTGGATCTCGAGAAACTTCAGCAAGGTAACCATCAATCACCCTTGCCACCTTAACCTTCGAAGCTTCCGATGCAAATGCAGGGTACATCTCCTGAAATTCATTATCATCAGGAAAATCACTCTGACCGCTCCTTTTCTGCAGCATGAACTGCTGAACAAACTCATGTACtatgtcaatatcatatgtaATAGTTTCATTAGCTGGTGCTCGAAGGAGGAGGTCAGCTACCGATGCCTCGTCAAGCTGCTGGCCGATCCTCCTCTTCAGTTCACTTCTTACTGTTTCTCCACATTCCAAAGAAATAGACGTCTGTAACAATCTGACCAAGAAACTACAGGAAACACTACGATTCTCTGTGGGCAACAGAGAAGTAATCACATCAACCAAGTACTGATATTTAGAAGGATCACTTCCTTGGATTGCACCCTTGCTGAATCCCGGTAGCCTTCTGTAGGCATACGCTCTCAATGCTTCACCTATTACTTCTGAAGACATTCCTCCCTTTGTTTTTATTGAAGTTATAACCCGTTTATACAAGTCAATATGAAGTTCAGAAAGGTCCTCGACCCACCAGTCTCTTGGGACATAAGGTTGCTTTTTCACACCATTCCATAGCGGATCACTTCCATTTTCAGATGGAAGCTTTTTGCGGTTATATGTATAAGACCAGTCCACCTTTGAGGTGTCGATGTACGCTTTAGATGCAACAGAGTCTAGACAATGACTAACAATTTTTAATTCCTCGGACCAGGGAAGAAAAGATTTTGTTGTTTGGAGAACAATGATTGAATCTTTCCAACTACGGAAGATGCTAGATGTAAGAAAAACCTCAATCTTGTAAATAAGGTTACCCTTCTCGACAGTTTCATACATTTCCAGGTATTCCGCTGCACAACGAGCCGCAATCACATTATACGCATTCAGAGTAACTGTCATACCATAACAGAACTTTGCACATATTTCAAAAGCTGCAGGTCCACCGGGTATATCGTCGATGTTGATTTCATCATTGCTTTCCTCATTTGTATGTGCTGTCAACTTCTGCAAGCGAAAACTCTTGGACAGAAGGGGGAACTGGAGAAAGTGTAATCCTGTTAGTATTAACAAGTAATGCATTGAATGGATAAGATAATAAGCAGACACAACGTGAACATGAGTATGGTTCGCatttatcttcatttttttatcaGGTAAGATTGTTTAATATCAGGTTGATGTACGCTGAAGGTGACACCCTAAATTCAATTTTGTCTATTAACCACTTTGATAATTGGTATAGACATGTCCAATGTCAACAGGATAACTAATAGTACTATTTCTGGAATAATCAGGTCAATCAATATCTAAGCATGTATTTCAAAATTACAATTTTAGTtaacatggagaaaaaagagTGTGACAAATACTACTTGAAACGGAGAGCATACCTTGTGGAGATAAAATTTTACAGCTCCAACATTGATGACCATGTCTGCCGCCAATTCAGTTGCTACATACCTGAATAGGAAGCTCATACATCATATTCATGATGAAACCATTTCAAACAATGTTAACTCAATAATATGCACATTGCTACCACATTTACAAGTAAAAAATTGAGATGAAACACCCCTCCATAGTCGCATAATTAATATGTAGTAGCTGGTACAAAAAATGGAGGTTTTCCCTGCCTCAGCAAAGGGCAATCTGATATCAGCTATCACAGAAAGGCCAGCTTTTGTCGAGGTAGTGTAAATGGTATATGATCAAAGTGCTTGGAATAAGGTTTGTGTAAAGGTTTAAAGGAGAGAGAGGAGGGGGTGTCAGTTCTCGTTTTAGAATGTAAAGGTTTAAAGGAGAGAGacgggggggggtgggggtggggggtgtcAGTTCTCGTTTTAGAATAGTCAATATATCCTTTCATAGAGGAAAATCTCATTGGAACCACAAAAATGAGGTGGGCGGATTTGAAAGAATCAGTTGGCCAAAAACAGAGTATAAATTGATGAGCAGCACAAGGTCTTTCACTCTATCTTACTTTGCACATACATATGTGATATTTGACAAGAGGAGGGGAATCAAAAAGAAGTGATTGAGGCACTTAAGTCCTTTTGCAACAATAAGCAACTAAGAAACTTGTTTGTTCTAATACTTATCTTCACTCTTCTCAGCCATTTTCTGCACAAGAATATAGCTGCCTAAACAATGATCCACACCCATCCCCCCTAGTGAACAACTTGCTTTAGAATAATTAAGTGACTGAAAATTTTCAGGAGGAGCTTTTTAGAAAGGCAATACTCAAACACACATACATCCTTAGGCGTAAAGTATAAGTTCTCTCATAGTATTTGAGAGGAAAACCAGGCCAGAACAAAGACAACACATTCAAACAGGTATAGCACTACAAATTAATAAAAGTATATAATCCGGAAAATAAGACATTTATGAAGAATAGAAACATACCTACCTAGAACAATGGGGAAAAGGGATGCACAATGCTAGGAAGGAAATAAACTAAATTCACAAAGATGGACGAACTATTGACCTGATATTATCTCCTTCAGTCTGGAACTGATCAGGCTTGGATCCAAGTTTCATAAACTTCATCTTTGTGTAAGGAAAAAGTAAAGGGCAACACAGAAGTGTCTATATTTCCAAACTTCACAAGCTTTCAATAAGGAGAGTTGGCTTCTTTACTAATTCTAGTTGTAAGCTCAACCACAACCAACCACAAAATGCCAATCCAAGATATACAACCAACCGACTTAATACCTCAAAATATGCAAATTTTTAGCTCTCAAAACCAGAGGCCACCGCCCTTTCTCTAATTGTTTATTCCTCTACTCTTAGTACTACTAAATATTTAAACAACTTCCTTTGCCTTCTCTGGAAAAGCAAACACCAGAATCCACATTCCTCCACTCAATAATCCTCTCTCACCAATGAATTTGAAGGACCTGTAACAACAAAGAAACATCATCTTAGGTATGTTTTCaagaacacaacaaccaaaattgtCTGGAAGGTCGCATATACGTGAACAAACATGTACAAATACCCAAAATTTGTTCTGAACTGGAAAGGAAAACGAAGcaaatttgcctataacaaagCATCACATTGAACATATCACTTAACACACAAATCAAACTAGAAACGTGCTACAAAGCAAACCAACAAAACAATTACAAAGACTCTTGAATACAGCAAAtccatattttcttgaaaaatacaACAAATTAGGAAGAATCCAAttgcagaaaaataaaaaagaaagtatcTTTACAGAGAATACCAAACAAATCCAATTCAAGGTGCATTTTCAGACATATAACAAAGAGGCAAAGAAGGGATTTTTATTTGAGTGAGTGATCTCCAAGCCAAGACTCACCATAAAAAGCTACAAAATTTCATTCGAAGGCAAGGCAAATCAATCCAAACAGAGCAACACAAGAGCGTAAATAACAGTATAAACGCACTAGAAAAAGCAGAACAACTTTGAAGGGACAAAACCAAGAAGACATTCCAAAGACTATGAGAAAAAGATCAAGAAACAACACCACAAAAACCAACCATGAAAGAGATGACTTGTCCCTAATCTTATGCTAGCCACCAAAGCAACACCGTGTATTCACTAAAAGCCAATCTCACAATGTTCCCAAAACAAACTTATCAATCTCTTTAGAATCAGCACCACTGTCCCCACTTTTATGTAATTACCAGTACAGATTATGAAGAAAATTACTCTCCCTACTAATTCACAAAATAGCTGTATTTAGCTCCTTTTTTGCTGTGTATGCTTGAAACTGGAAAGTGAGGTTCGCTTCTTTTTTGAGCAAATAAAGGTGTAAAGAATCATCATACTCAAAACTCTAATTATACCCTCTTTCTTCTAAGCATTTGGTACAGTGATACGCACGCCAATCTGACATATAGTCCACTTTTTTGCCTTACACTTTCCCAATTAAACTAAGCTTTCTTTTACCCGTATAGTTTTAGCAATAAGATAACGACCCCTCCATTTTCCTTCTCTTACTTTTATAACACTGCTTTCCATCTCATTTATCTTACATGAAAAAGAACTGATTTTAATCACTTCAGAACAGttatttttaagttttcttcttttgcttttttttgtttttttttttttttttttttttgtagtagtagtagtatagGCTTGGCCTTTGGTCGAGTTGAAATATTGCTTACATAATGTAAGGTTGGGTTATATTTGTTGAGCACCAAAATATAGTTAATCTTAAGCACCATAGATtaacgaatgacaattatagtTACTGAACTTGTTTTAATCTACACTAGTAGTTGGGTGAAAAGTGTAAGTATCTTTTAAATGATAAGTAGTACGCCTCATAAGTCATAAGGTAGGAGTTGATATTAAATTTCCCAGCACCGCATGGATTTACtgcattaagaaaaaaaaaaaaaatatatatatatatatatatatatatatatatattgatagtgtcaaaaaaatatatgagaACATTAAAATTCAACTACAAGTAACTGTTAAAATAAGCACGAATTAGTACCTGcaaatttcaaaaatgatttGCTACAACTGAGGAAGCTACACAAAATGAAAGTTCCTTTATGCTATCAGTATATATAGTTAAATTCTGGAATTATGTACATACGAAAATAGATTCATGACATTAATGGATATGAGAACTCAAATAGTTGAGTCAAATAGTTGAGTCAACTGACGTTACTAATGAATCTGAGGAATTCAAACAATTGACTTGACTCAACTGAATTTGAAGCTGAAGCATAGTTAATTGACTAATAGAAAGTAGCAGTAATTTGAGTGCAAATTCGTTCACACGAATGTCATGAAACAAAATCTCTGTAAAATGATTAAATGGTTAGTTGATTGGGACACTACATCAACTATTAAAAGTAAGTTTCAAGACAGTaagctagcgtttggccatagattcccccaaaaaaaaattgaaaaatttgatttgggtgaagtttttcaagttttgaaaatgtgtttgaTCATAgttttttaaaacatatttcactttttattttgcaaaacatgaaacattacttatacctataagttctaaaaactatcaagaatatccaaccatacaaaacatacaacaGTCAGATCTCTCTATAACGGCACCCGCATATAACAACACCTTTCTATAATAGCCAACTTTTTTTagaaccgattttttatgttatattttacttctctataacagcatttcacttataacaacaacaaccaactttataacagtacattctttgtaaaattacccctcatataacagctatcttctttttttggtgatataataattaaccatctttaaaaaaaatagaatatctatgattaccaataataagtgtagagattttgataaaatatttgatcatttaatacactattacaacaaaaaaaatattatatatatatatcattaaatgattttctttcgttatacaaagtgtgattaagcttataatttgacaattaaaaatgaaaattagatatatgcatatatatatatatatatatatatatatatatatatatatcattaaatgattttctttcgttatacaaagtgtgattaagcttataatttgacaattaaaaatgaaaattagatatatgcatcttttttgcctataacagcgaAATATCATTTAATTGTCCAATCTTGTTGAGGGAGTATATGACCATTCTAATAACAACTAAAAAATTGCGGACCCAacgatgctgttatagagaggtttgactgtctttttaatcccaaattatgcagaacatgataatttaacaacaattgctaataacacacttactagctactacaattcaaattacaatacaaagATCCATCCGTACAATGAAAAATCCAACGGTAGTAACtagctattctttaatataatcttcccacatTGTATGAACAATCTTCACTTTACAGAAGATGCTGCTTTAATTGTGGAAACATGATAGATACGACTTTAATGGATCGGAGGAACATAGTAGTAGAATTAGTTGGGTCATaaatagattattttttttattttttatttttgtaaaataCAAAATTTTGGGGTAGTTTTGAAAAAGCCAAAACATAGATGTTGGCCCAAAAATAGGTTTGAGCCAGAATTTGGGAATTtaaagatttgttttcaaaatctattaaaattttatgaccaaataaaaatttgaaaataaatcttcaaaatatACTTCCAAAATCTATGACCAAATGAATACGAGGAATTCAAATAATTGACTGGACACAACTAAATTTGAAACTGAGCATAGTTAGTTGACTAATAGCAAGTAACGGTAATTTGAGTGCAAATTCGTTCACACGAATGTCATGAAACAAAAACTTTGTAAAATGATTAAATGGTTAATTGATTGGGACACCGTTAcatcaaatattaaaagtaaatttcaAGACAGTAAATTTGTTACAGTATGAATTAAGGACTGGCCATACTGTGGGTGGCACATGGGTTACTCATGGCTTCTAACTTTGGAGTTAGGACTGCGTTTCTTTTAGATCATTAGACTTTGCCATCGCTTTTAAATTTAAGTATACTTTGTTTTTGcgtttttcttttataatccTAGTATACGATTAATTTACGCACAACTCGATTAGTTTCGTGGGATATTTATTACATCTCACCAGTACATATATCAGGTAATTTTGTCCATTCAACTTTTGACAGATTAAAAACATCTACTAGTAATAATTTTTAGTTATGTTGGAATTAAACCTAAAACCACATAATATTTAAGACACTTCATTAATCACTAAGGCATATACGATCTttaaatatacattttttattACCCAGAAGACTTAGGAAGAAAGAACCATTTCAGTGTGATTTCCACGTACCATGTGAATGGTCAACAACTTCTCCCAAAGACAAAACTTAAAAATCTTTTCTAAAATTCTTATAGAATTCTCATTAAAGAGAGTGGATGGTAAATATTGAAGTTATAATACTTTAATTTTACATTTATGTACTGAGCTAGTAGTTGTAACAAACTACTATTAATTAGTATCACTCATTTACTTGTGGTTCTCAAGAGCCAAATAAGTTGATCCTCTATAAACTTTTGTGTTGTCatcttgatatgacttatgaGAAATATGGAGTATAGCATAAATACATTTTAGTGTATTTTCTGAATAGAGtataaattttcaagaaatgtaactctaaaatttgattaaatggACCTGCAATAAACTAAAAGTTCCAAACAATTTAGGACAATGGTATTTTAACTCTATATATATGACAAGGAATAGTCCAATCAAAAAAATGGGCATCCCCTCTATTCCTTATGGACAAACTGTGACCACATCCCTTTTCTCTTATCCAAAAAgcattttgtttttaattttttcctctcGAAACCTCTCACATGCCCATGTCCCAAACTCCAAGCTCCTCTTCTTCCAATGTCacctaaaatcaaattaatattttctgaCATGCCATATTCTTTGCTTTTTTACACTTCCCTATGATAATGCTCCATTgctaaattaattaattaatgtaaATTCTAACATTGTGTAAGGAACCTCTTCACCCAACACATTCtttttatactatatataaatcTTCTTTGGTCTTCCTATTATAGTTTTTCTTCAATAAGATCTATGCAAAGGTGCGTTTGAAAATGTATAGTAGCATTGAGAATTGGGGTAAGCTGACACAGATTTTAGAGTCAATCGTGAGAAAGATACCATCCACGACATTTGGTCGGATGTCTAAgatttccttttgttttctttgcaATATGACTTGAAAATGTTTGGTCTAACAAACCCCATCACACGAGTGCGCTTTGCTTCACATGCACTTCTCGATGTCTCTCCCTTCCTTCTTCACATGCATGGAAAAAGgaatttaatttcttattttttggaATTTATGAAATTTGGTAGGAGTACTattttcttcccaaatctcagaTAAAGGAGAAATTGAATAGTTAGTTGGCAAGCAGATGAATCAtctcactacaagaaagtataaaacgcgcaacaaaaaatttaatatttggctAAGTaatagttttattgttggcaaagaaaatttttgttgccaaagaatttaattttgttgccataagtattgattattgttgcaaaagtacttttgcaaaaaaaaaaaaaattgttgcaataaattacaaaagtttattacaaaaaaaaaaattgttgtcaaaagtactttttgcaacaataatcaatctatggcaacaaaaataattttgttgccaaatatattttttcttgtagtgtctTTATCCGAAGCAAAGAATATTACTCttccattccataataagtggttTTTACGCTCATGCACACCCCTTACGAATTGCTTACTCCTAGAaaattaggagtgtttttactaaccTACCCCTAATCAAGTTTTaccattttttagaaaaagaaaagttagtTAATGAATCTTTACTATTTAAAAATGGGTAATCTTGGAAGAATCTGTCtaaagtattcttgaaatcctaaagcacc encodes:
- the LOC132064048 gene encoding BTB/POZ domain-containing protein NPY3-like, with translation MKFMKLGSKPDQFQTEGDNIRYVATELAADMVINVGAVKFYLHKFPLLSKSFRLQKLTAHTNEESNDEINIDDIPGGPAAFEICAKFCYGMTVTLNAYNVIAARCAAEYLEMYETVEKGNLIYKIEVFLTSSIFRSWKDSIIVLQTTKSFLPWSEELKIVSHCLDSVASKAYIDTSKVDWSYTYNRKKLPSENGSDPLWNGVKKQPYVPRDWWVEDLSELHIDLYKRVITSIKTKGGMSSEVIGEALRAYAYRRLPGFSKGAIQGSDPSKYQYLVDVITSLLPTENRSVSCSFLVRLLQTSISLECGETVRSELKRRIGQQLDEASVADLLLRAPANETITYDIDIVHEFVQQFMLQKRSGQSDFPDDNEFQEMYPAFASEASKVKVARVIDGYLAEVSRDPNLPLAKFVNLAEMVSGFLRPSHDGIYRAIDMYLKEHPGITKSERKRICKLMDCRKLSAEACMHAVQNERLPLRVVVQVLFFEQARATTSSGGGSTPDRAGTSKALLPGESHGSSRSATTNTDEDWDAVPTAEELKALKGELAMLRLRDKDTNSIDMKMGAEKVGGGKAKGLVMSKKIFSKLWSNKDRLSENSSSDTSESPGSSNAGESKSTPSRSRRHSLS